One part of the Quercus lobata isolate SW786 chromosome 7, ValleyOak3.0 Primary Assembly, whole genome shotgun sequence genome encodes these proteins:
- the LOC115953124 gene encoding glucan endo-1,3-beta-glucosidase 8-like, which translates to MEWQWFSRWVLVIGGVLGCLCVCVEGLGVNWGTMATHKLPPKTVVQMLKDNGIQKVKLFDAEQSTMSALAGSDIEVMVAIPNDQLAVMTDYDRAKQWVKKNVTRYLFNGGVNIKYAAVGNEPFLTSYNGSFLNITFPALQNIQNALNEAGVGDSIKATVPLNADVYFSPTTSAYPSAGRFRADITDLMTQIVQFLSKNNAPFTVNIYPFLSLYGNDDFPIDYAFFDGVSKPVVDINGIQYTNVFDANFDTLVSALKAVGISNMTIIVGEVGWPTDGDKNANVGNAYRFYNGLIAKLAGNKGTPLHPGYIEVYLFGLIDEDAKSVAPGNFERHWGIYRYDGQPKYAIDVSGQSQNKFLLPAQNVEYLSNKWCVFNPNAKDLSKLADNINFACTFADCTTLGYGSSCNNLDANGNASYAFNMYFQIQNQDPMACNFQGLAQVTTQNISQANCNFTIQIATSSSSRGSSLVTSVFITLFMFLLV; encoded by the exons ATGGAGTGGCAGTGGTTTTCGAGGTGGGTTTTGGTTATAGGAGGAGTATTGGGttgtttatgtgtttgtgtaGAAGGGCTTGGTGTGAACTGGGGAACCATGGCAACTCACAAGTTGCCACCAAAGACAGTGGTTCAGATGCTGAAAGACAATGGTATTCAGAAGGTGAAGCTCTTTGATGCAGAGCAGTCTACGATGAGTGCTTTGGCTGGCTCTGATATTGAGGTCATGGTTGCTATTCCCAATGATCAGCTGGCTGTCATGACTGACTATGATCGTGCCAAACAATGGGTCAAGAAAAACGTCACACGCTATCTCTTCAATGGAGGGGTTAACATCAA GTATGCAGCAGTTGGGAATGAGCCTTTCCTGACATCCTACAATGGCTCATTCCTGAATATCACCTTCCCAGCACTTCAGAATATTCAAAATGCCCTTAATGAAGCTGGTGTTGGAGACTCTATCAAGGCCACTGTGCCTTTAAATGCTGATGTCTACTTCTCTCCAACAACCTCCGCCTATCCCTCTGCTGGAAGGTTTCGGGCTGATATCACCGACTTAATGACTCAGATTGTCCAGTTTCTAAGCAAGAATAATGCACCTTTCACAGTAAACATTTACCCTTTCCTAAGTCTTTATGGTAATGACGATTTCCCAATTGACTATGCCTTCTTTGATGGAGTAAGCAAGCCCGTCGTTGACATTAATGGGATCCAATACACCAATGTGTTCGATGCTAACTTTGATACCTTGGTTTCTGCTCTGAAAGCTGTTGGGATTTCTAACATGACCATTATTGtaggggaggttgggtggccTACAGATGGGGACAAGAATGCTAATGTAGGTAACGCTTATAGATTTTACAACGGGCTTATAGCAAAACTTGCAGGCAATAAGGGTACCCCACTACACCCTGGATATATAGAAGTTTACTTGTTTGGTCTTATAGATGAGGATGCCAAGAGCGTTGCTCCGGGAAATTTTGAACGCCATTGGGGAATTTATAGGTATGATGGGCAGCCAAAATATGCGATAGATGTTTCTGGTCAGagtcaaaataaatttcttCTGCCTGCACAGAATGTGGAATATCTTTCCAACAAATGGTGTGTGTTCAATCCAAATGCCAAAGATCTGAGCAAACTAGCAGACAACATAAATTTTGCTTGCACCTTCGCAGATTGCACCACACTTGGATATGGGTCCTCTTGTAATAATTTGGATGCCAATGGGAATGCCTCATATGCATTTAATATGTATTTCCAGATACAGAATCAGGATCCAATGGCCTGTAATTTTCAAGGGTTGGCCCAAGTGACTACACAGAATATCTCACAAGCAAATTGCAATTTTACCATTCAGATAgctacatcttcttcttcacgGGGGTCTTCACTGGTGACTTCAGTATTTATAACTCTCTTCATGTTTCTGTTAGTATAG